Genomic DNA from Schistosoma haematobium chromosome 1, whole genome shotgun sequence:
CGGAAAGTACTATCATAAGTTAACCACATAGCACTGAAATATAAAGTACTACACTAAACAATCAGCTTGTACGTAATTGTAAAATGTCGGAAATTCAAGATTCTATTCATTAGGACATTACTAACATACTATTATCTTATTATTAGAAACAATTACTATTTATTTAGGAGTTTATAAGACATATTTATACAACAAAGAATGTGCACCTCACTCAATGAGAGTGAAACTGTTTATGAAATATTGAAAgacttttatattatttttattactctacataactaaataattaattgGGAAAATTTTAGTATTGATTAGTATTGGTTATCAAATTTCAATAATCGTTTCACTATCTATTTTAGAATTATGAAGGAAGTGGTGATGCAGATCGTTTTAAATATGATCCCGAATTCGGAAATATATTAATTGTAAGTTCTCAAGGGACCATATTTTTTGGTAAATTCATAAAGCGTATCCTGTATATATATCGTCACATTATTGGGTGTGGTACTTTTAATGTCATAGGAAGATGAATTTCCAGCTTATTTCAATTCAGAAAAAATATGATCTTTGGACGTAACAAATCTATACAtactatgaaataaataattaacatcTTGCATTTACTAAGGGATTTACATTCGTTAGAACAATACAGAGATATTTACTAAAAACTACATTGTCAAAATTAATCTTATCACAGTTACAAATACAACCTTAATTATCGATCAACAACTGCTACGTTTATCCGTTTTTTGAATACAAATCATGCGAGTATTAAAATGACattatttgtaataaatttattaaacacAATTAACCTTATCCATTACATGTCCATTAAGTGTAGCCtactaactatatatatatatatgtttgtataCAGCGACTGAACTAGATGGAAACGGTAGTTATACGTGACCGGAAATATGTATTCCTAATCAATAATGTAAGGCGATTGACAGCATTTCGACGAATACAAATCATCACTTGTAAGCTAGTTAGTTATGTTGTCAATTTTTTTTTCTCCAATCCTACTACTTATTAGAACCATTTGCAAACGATACACATCGTAATCAATGTAACATTGACACATGAATTCATGGAAGGAAAAACACGGTTTTCTCAGACTATATAATTTTTGAGCGCCTTTTCAATAGGATGACATGCGCAATAATAATTGATTAcgattaaataaattatagtaGTTTAACTAATAAGAATAGCTTAAACAACAAAGGGATAACTGAATCAGTGGCTTAGCtttgttaatcaatcaccttggtAACCGTTAGCATATAAGTCCCCAACGGTATTTGAATTCAGAAGGCGATAAGAAGCGGCAACTACGGCTTATTAGCAGATAGAACAAATAACAAAGTTACAAGCGCATCGAGCGAATTGGAGTAAAGAGGCCAATGTCTATGCAAGCGAATACACAGGCCAATTTATAGTTAAATCGAATCAAGGTGCAGTGAGGCAAGGCATTTAGTAAGATTCAAACATACACGTTGACAAAGAAATAGACAAATTGTTAATGTTCGAATAAcactgtctgttaaataagtcaATAAAAGGTTTCGACAAAGTTAACCATAAACAAAAGTGATTGTAAGAGAGTTGCTATAAGTCGAAGAGAAAAGCAAAGTAAGGGATCCGATTCAATACCTTGGATTCCTCAATGAATCCTCATTGtaaaaataacataaataaagTAAATTGGCTTTGTATTGTGCCATTGTCTCTGCTAACTTAAATAAAAAGTCATTCATTCAAAGAATGTGATATTTGACAGTAAAGTCATATCACAAAAATAAACTTCAAAATCTATCCAACTAAATTAACTGATTTCAAAGAGGaaatatttactaaataaatcattaaaaaagGTAGATAATTTCAACTGAATGCTTACAGAAAATAAATCAGAgccatttgtaaaatattgaacatcttcaattgaatataaaatttgCTCTAGTAGTTACAAATTGAATGATAGCAACAACAAAATTTTTATCAGTGAACACTTAACTACTGAAGAGTTTGAGAGTTAATGTTTCACATCAAAAAATCACTTATTTATATCTTAAAGCCagttaatataaattaattaatgaataaattagtgaTCCCTTCAGataattcttttttaattatactattattctgttaatttttaaaaaaaaatagcaTTCATTACAAATTATAACAATTGACTTTGTTTAATTATGTCAAATGAACCAAAtggtcaacaacaacaacaaattattattattattttatattaaaactatttttaatttgataattgaattaattctagttacaatttattgttatttctgattctaaaataaacttcaataattaattacttgctccaaaaataattaacatatcacattgatatagatatatatatttgcttACATTTATGAGGGTAAATATCTGaaatggtgaagaagatttgtagctcaggtggatgattttcttggtggggttttgttctcgTTACAAAGATTTTACAGTGTTAAATTTGACAAATATTAGAAATACCAACAATAAATATTAGATATACACTTTAAAGAAATGAAAAGgttaaattattgaatttcttctatgtaaattaattttgatCCTATAGTCTAGAAATTACACTGAGGAATGTATAACCATAAATAATCGACTTGTAACACAAAACTTACTTTACACTGTTTAAATTTTGATCAACTTGTCAACGTGCGTTGAAACAGTTGTTGATTTTgaataatgaattgaattaaaaacaagtagatccttttcatatttgttAAAGTTTGTTAGCTGATTGTATCTGAATCCGAATGTTGATATTTTAATCCAATGACTATCGCTTTGAAATTTATAGCTTTATTCATTAGTTACCAAGTCATAAAACTCGCCACTTATTCATTATATCCAGTTATTGATGTAAAAAAAGAGACTAAATCTGGTGGCCTTCAGCCAACCACTATGAAAACTGTAAAATCGAACGTAACTTCACCTATTTTGATTCATACTAAATATTGACTATCGAATAAAGAATTCGCACACGTATCAATGATATGGTAAATGGCCTAGATTCAATGACTTCCGTATAAATCAACTGTTGCCTATTTAAAAATCTTGTAATATATAAGATGTAAGAGAAATTTGGTTACAAAAACAGATGtgtttaaaagaaaacataCTTTATGACTGGATCTACGCTTGATTTATTATCAAATGTTTTGAATTAAAACTGATTTAGTTTGTCTTAGCAACAGAAACACTTTGAATATCTTGCCGATTAAAAATGAAAAGGAAAAATTTCAGAAAAGTTTTGAAGTACACAAATACGGGAAATCgatgataaatttaaatttaacgACTACTTATAAGCTTGATAACAAGTTTATGGGTGAATGAGATGTTTCTCGTTCAGTCAGCTATTAATGTGTAAACAATTATAGTGTTTCATCATATTAAAAGTTTAGCTAATTTTGCATGGTGAGTCATAATACGCTTCTACAACCCCCACTTGTATCAATTAATAAATCAAGTGAAAAGGATTATTAActttaatgattattaatttttaatttggATATTTTCCTCATAACAAGGAAACTACCATTCACACAGTAATTGAATGTCATGAAGTAATGGAAAGGTTTTTCACTTTTCTGTGGTGTCTCAGAATTGTATGCACGCATAATTCATTTCACTGGGAAATTCTTTATaatcagaatgggggtttgtggagaaggtagtaattttaacagttgaattcataagcttattaaagctagatcactatggaaaacctggaagcactggacagccgtttcatcttagtatgggacccctcatcagtgcgcatccatgatcccacatgCGAGACTCAAAcacaagaccttcggtctcgcgcgcgaacatttaacctctagactactgagccggcatccaatagtgttaatgtctaatttcaatcgatccatgattttGCACAACTATTCCTCTACTGTGTgcggtagatacctgtttctacccaacACGGACTGGACTattgatcacggcttctcactagaactacaggCAGCCAGTCAaaagtgagcacatgatgattatgatcagtgcttccaggttttcaatgatggtttagcttagatcgattcatgaattcaactgttaaaatccATTACACTCACATCCTTCGATGAAGCCTTTTGACTCAAGCAGTTCACATGTCTAGTCACATCCAACTCGCAATATACTCCATCTTTCTAATGTGACTGAAAAACAGGTGATCCACCTCAATACAATCATACATTTTCCTCTCTATTCAACAATAATATATATTAAAAGTTAGTAAACTGAAGAATTAATCTGTTTGTTCAACGGACTAAAATAAATGTCAACTACTGGGAAATTTCCATCCAATGCTTTTTCAGTCAACTGGCTGTATACAACGTAGGTCTCTTATGCAACTGTGTCTAAGCTGACACATCACAGAATAGTACAGTGACAAAATTACCAAGATAAAAGTAGGAGAAGAAACAAAATTAAGTCGAATGTAAGGCTAAGattgataaacatattttttgAATCCATATTGAGATTTTGTCTGCCAAGAGGCTAGCAAGGCTTATGAAAATTTCAAGATGAAGAGCAATGATTGACATACTCAACAACTTGACATGAATCGTTTACACCTTAGTCTGTATTGCATGTTTGATTGTATATTATCTTATAATAGAATTAGCACTCAATCCACAAATCATCAGTTCATTACTAACATATAATAAACCTTTATCTTGTAGTGAATCGTGTATATCAACAGATTCATAGTGATATTTCGTAAACtattatttatacataaatttaGCTGGCTAATGTTTGTAATTAGTAATGATGAAAATGACAGTTTAGTAATATTGagtaaatgaaaattaatatcTTTTGACTGTGCGTGTGTAAGTTAATAGTGTTCTGTCCTGGTTATAACACAACAGAACGGTAAGGTCATCAAAATATACACAATTATATTCTTTTCTTGACATGTAAAACATAACAGTTTTGTTTCTATTTGTTTATCTAATACAGACTAGCTCAATACAAGACGATGAAGAGGTAAGTTCTAAAAAATTCATATAAAGCAAACAAATAATATAACACCCAATAGTTTTTGACACAGTGATCTGTAGTTAAAACGGATCATTTTGTAGTTAATGGGGATGTCTctgttgaataaattaattgtgAAGATCTATTTCGGTCTTTCCAAACACCATCAACATCATAAACTCTAAAACAAATCAGCTGGTAGAATTTCTTAAGCTTGGGTTGATTATGGTGAGTGGGAGGAAAATAAAACCTCTACAGTTGAATCGCTTAACTGAGTAAACAAAACATTATTAAATTTaacatattatttatttctgaaaAGATACAAAAATtacgatgagactataatttgtggacgacctttgagcgacagtGAAGTGATCTTGAGGATGTTCACCCACTTACTAGggccaaatgagggttataaacttgTGCAAAGAATAAgcattatgatttacagttgatggttaggattaAGAATTATAttcagggttttcatcacaaactgacatcagacaaaatgccaaaacgctatttagccaaatggatgaatgagttTCGTACTAAgatccaagatctgttatcctAAACCTGATTGATCCacccataaactatagtctcacccTAATAACAACCGATTAAAACTCGAAATGGGTAAAATATTTGTTTCTCTATTCATAGTATATTTAATTGATAGTATTGTTCAACAATTAACACATCCTGAACCTCATTCCTAGCTGAACGTATTCAAACTCAAGGAGGTTTTTTACTTTAGTTCAGATTTGGTTTAATGTCACTCAAAAATGCAACTTATTAATGAGGATTTtctaaatttcattttcttcaattctagtgatattttatttaactaCTAGGTATGTAATAATAATGTCTTAATATAAAGCATAGTTCAAAGTGGGTAACACATTATTTAAACCTAATGTGTACCTTTACATCAGtctaattaatatatatataaactagcAATCATGTAAGAATCATGAGTCCGCATTCCCTAATATGACCTTTAACTGAACATCCACTGTTTATTCCATTTCACATAAATAACATTAAATCTAATCAAATGGAATGTCGATTAACTTTCCTAAATGTGAATGAGTGGATTGTAGAAAAACTGACTGATTCAATATTGATACCATAGTAAATCTAAAAACCATTTAGTTTCAGTGTTCAGAATTTCTCGAATACACCTTGCGGCTAACGGTACCGCTGCAAGTTCAGGATTTACTTAAAACTTCATAAAGTGTGAAAACAGAAGCATTTATTTAATACTTTTAAAATTACTAATTCACTTCCATTTACTGAATTAAAAGACAGTGCGTATTTTAGTGGAGTAGGAGGATTAGTAGTTATAAAGCTTGGTTTTTAATCAATAGACCAACATTTCATTCCTGCTTTACCCACTTAAATTAAGACAGTTCATCAGTGCTGACTAACCATCACAGAAGCGGTTGGACTCAAAGTTTCGTACATTAATCCATACTTGGTTAATGAGTTACATTAAATAATTAGTGTATTTTAATGCTAAAACCAGTAACTCTATAACCCTGAAGAGTACTTATATACACACAAACTCCTCAGTCCTAGATGTCAGATGTTTTCATAATATAGCCTTCTGTTTCAGTAGGAATCGCTATTGATTTGATTAGGTGATAAAAACTCGTTATCAAGTGAACATTTGGTCAAATGAAAAGGAGAAATTGTACTCTCTAATATTAATGCAGCAAAACTGACTATTTACCGATGATCAATTTgtaacttttatttaattaaattgtttatcGTGAATTAGTTTGTCCAAGACTAATTTGTCAATATTTTGCTAATTAATTAGATAAATAAGTGGGTTTTGTAGTTATTGCTAATACATAACGAGTTCGTTCAAGGAGAACATATTCCAGCAGAGACCGATCTAATTCGGTCATGAATTTAAACAAAGGCAAAATATGAACTCTTTCGACCAGCAATACACATCAAACCCATTTAGAAAGTTTGTAGACATCTTGACTCAGTAGCCTAATGTGTAACTAATGAGTGTCGCAAGCGATAGGTACCGTGGTCGTAGGCTTATTTTCAACATTAAAATAAGTATCCACTTACATTAATCTGATCAAATTTAGATAAAACTAGACGTAAGTCCTGTGTTCCACTGATCGTCGCTATCAAGAAGTAAAATGAAATTTCTACTATAGGTTGATAAAAACCAATCACTGAAAACATCATCATTTCAGGTATTCAAGGTCTAAAACttgatataaaataataataaaatatcattaacAAAACAATGGAGCTTTCCATATTTCAGAATGATCCAATTTTACATGTATTTATTGAGAATTCTATAAAATGACGATAATTGTTTGAGTTTAAATTAGGAATTTAAgcctaaaaataaattattgataagCTCGAAATACCTATATCTGGAAAAAGACAAGAATGTGTAAAACATTTCAATCAGAATGCTTTTGACTTTCATAAATTCCAGGGTATGtaattgaaaagagaaaaaaacaataaatgagCTTCGAATTCTTATACACCGTGTAAACAGAGAGAACTGAGAgattttgtattaaaaaaataacgAGATAAATTAGTCAAAAACGATATACCATGAAATTAAAATAGCTGATAGATGTTATCATAAAATAATACACGGTAATAGGAAAAGTAGAACAAATAACGCAAATAAGTGTAAATGGTGAAAAAAGTAGGAAAAAACACTTAATTCCCTTCTCGATAAATACTTCCTATTTTAGAAGGAGATTACAATAAACAATGAAGATTATGAAAGTGGAAAACAAGAGAATAAAGAGGAAATTACAACAGAAACAGACAGCAAAGAAATGGTAACGACCGAGAAAACTGACATAAAACTGAGAACGCAatataaatatagatatataatgaAAGACCCAGGAACAGGAGGTCTAGTCGACATACAAGATATGAAGGAAAATGTCGTTATAAACGGAGCTATAAAACTAACAGATGAATTAGCAATTCTACCAAACGGAGATATTGTAGCAACGAAGCCGCTCATTGAAAACCAAAGTTTCATCATAGCTGAAAATATAAGTAAAATAAGTGACAGAAAGGTTTATGGAACCTACAGCGGAGAAATGATTAAAGGAGCAGAAGCAGATGACAAAGGAATAATATATTTACCCAATTCGACACATGTTATAAGAGTTTCACTAGACAAGGATCGATATGTCATattgaaaaacaacaaaacacAGAGAGAATTAATATTCGACCGTCGTCTCGGAACAGAACTAGTAAATGCCACGCTCCACCATAATGGAATGATCAAATTAGCCACTGGACAGCTCGTAGCTCCCTCCTCTCGAGAAGGCTATAAATACATGGTAGTCACAAATGAAGACGACCAAACCCTTCTAGTTTACGATCGTTTTACAGGAGAACAGATCAAGGGTGCACAGGTTGATCCCAATGGTTTGATTCAGTTTGAAGATGGACGCATGGCCATCGAGCCATCATCCAAACTAGATAGATATGTTATAATGACAGACCCAAACAACGGTGAAAAACTAGTTTTCGACAGACGAACAGGTAGTCATATCAAGGATGCTGTGTACAGTGAAGATGGGTTGATTCGCTTTCCAGACGGTAGGCGCGTTGCACCAGGTTCCACTGATAACAGCTCACAGTATCTAATTCACTTCGACCCTACAACGAAGGGGAACTTGGTTTTTGACAGACACACTGGTGAACAAGTCGAGGGTGCCTCAGTAGACTCACGAGGTTTCATACTTCTTCCCGATGGTAAATTGCATCTAGATCAGAACCAAGTAAAGCATAGGTACATTATCCTACAAGAGACAACCGATAATACCACATTCGTAGTCGACACTAAATCAGGCCAGAAAATTGATGGAGCAGTTGTTTTGGACAATGGTCTCGTCAAGTTACCCGATGGAAATCTGGTTGCACCCAGCTCAAACACAAGCGCAAATTACATGGTGGTCGGATTGACTGAGGGCGAAGAGAATCCAGTAGTATTCGATCGCAGGACAGGTGAGCAAATCCCAGATGCTTACCTAGACAAGGATGGTATCATACATTTGCCGGATGGAAGTTTGGCTATCTCGGCATCAGAAACTATGGATCGCTACCTTGTGGCACAAGATAACCTGACAGGAGACCCTGTGATGTTTGATCGTCGCCTCGGAACAGAACTAGTAAATGCCACGCTCCACCATAATGGAATGATCAAATTAGCCACTGGACAGCTCGTAGCTCCCTCCTCTCGAGAAGGCTATAAATACATGGTAGTCACAAATGAAGACGACCAAACCCTTCTAGTTTACGATCGTTTTACAGGAGAACAGATCAAGGGTGCACAGGTTGATCCCAATGGTTTGATTCAGTTTGAAGATGGACGCATGGCCATCGAGCCATCATCCAAACTAGATAGATATGTTATAATGACAGACCCAAACAACGGTGAAAAACTAGTTTTCGACAGACGAACAGGTAGTCATATCAAGGATGCTGTGTACAGTGAAGATGGGTTGATTCGCTTTCCAGACGGTAGGCGCGTTGCACCAGGTTCCACTGATAACAGCTCACAGTATCTAATTCACTTCGACCCTACAACGAAGGGGAACTTGGTTTTTGACAGACACACTGGTGAACAAGTCGAGGGTGCCTCAGTAGACTCACGAGGTTTCATACTTCTTCCCGATGGTAAATTGCATCTAGATCAGAACCAAGTAAAGCATAGGTACATTATCCTACAAGAGACAACCGATAATACCACATTCGTAGTCGACACTAAATCAGGCCAGAAAATTGATGGAGCAGTTGTTTTGGACAATGGTCTCGTCAAGTTACCCGATGGAAATCTGGTTGCACCCAGCTCAAACACAAGCGCAAATTACATGGTGGTCGGATTGACTGAGGGCGAAGAGAATCCAGTAGTATTCGATCGCAGGACAGGTGAGCAAATCCCAGATGCTTACCTAGACAAGGATGGTATCATACATTTGCCGGATGGAAGTTTGGCTATCTCGGCATCAGAAACTATGGATCGCTACCTTGTGGCACAAGATAACCTGACAGGAGACCCTGTGATGTTTGATCGTCGCCTCGGAACAGAACTAGTAAATGCCACGCTCCACCATAATGGAATGATCAAATTAGCCACTGGACAGCTCGTAGCTCCCTCCTCTCGAGAAGGCTATAAATACATGGTAGTCACAAATGAAGACGACCAAACCCTTCTAGTTTACGATCGTTTTACAGGAGAACAGATCAAGGGTGCACAGGTTGATCCCAATGGTTTGATTCAGTTTGAAGATGGACGCATGGCCATCGAGCCATCATCCAAACTAGATAGATATGTTATAATGACAGACCCAAACAACGGTGAAAAACTAGTTTTCGACAGACGAACAGGTAGTCATATCAAGGATGCTGTGTACAGTGAAGATGGGTTGATTCGCTTTCCAGACGGTAGGCGCGTTGCACCAGGTTCCACTGATAACAGCTCACAGTATCTAATTCACTTCGACCCTACAACGAAGGGGAACTTGGTTTTTGACAGACACACTGGTGAACAAGTCGAGGGTGCCTCAGTAGACTCACGAGGTTTCATACTTCTTCCCGATGGTAAATTGCATCTAGATCAGAACCAAGTAAAGCATAGGTACATTATCCTACAAGAGACAACCGATAATACCACATTCGTAGTCGACACTAAATCAGGCCAGAAAATTGATGGAGCAGTTGTTTTGGACAATGGTCTCGTCAAGTTACCCGATGGAAATCTGGTTGCACCCAGCTCAAACACAAGCGCAAATTACATGGTGGTCGGATTGACTGAGGGCGAAGAGAATCCAGTAGTATTCGATCGCAGGACAGGTGAGCAAATCCCAGATGCTTACCTAGACAAGGATGGTATCATACATTTGCCGGATGGAAGTTTGGCTATCTCGGCATCAGAAACTATGGATCGCTACCTTGTGGCACAAGATAACCTGACAGGAGACCCTGTGATGTTTGATCGTCGCCTCGGAACAGAACTAGTAAATGCCACGCTCCACCATAATGGAATGATCAAATTAGCCACTGGACAGCTCGTAGCTCCCTCCTCTCGAGAAGGCTATAAATACATGGTAGTCACAAATGAAGACGACCAAACCCTTCTAGTTTACGATCGTTTTACAGGAGAACAGATCAAGGGTGCACAGGTTGATCCCAATGGTTTGATTCAGTTTGAAGATGGACGCATGGCCATCGAGCCATCATCCAAACTAGATAGATATGTTATAATGACAGACCCAAACAACGGTGAAAAACTAGTTTTCGACAGACGAACAGGTAGTCATATCAAGGATGCTGTGTACAGTGAAGATGGGTTGATTCGCTTTCCAGACGGTAGGCGCGTTGCACCAGGTTCCACTGATAACAGCTCACAGTATCTAATTCACTTCGACCCTACAACGAAGGGGAACTTGGTTTTTGACAGACACACTGGTGAACAAGTCGAGGGTGCCTCAGTAGACTCACGAGGTTTCATACTTCTTCCCGATGGTAAATTGCATCTAGATCAGAACCAAGTAAAGCATAGGTACATTATCCTACAAGAGACAACCGATAATACCACATTCGTAGTCGACACTAAATCAGGCCAGAAAATTGATGGAGCAGTTGTTTTGGACAATGGTCTCGTCAAGTTA
This window encodes:
- a CDS encoding hypothetical protein (EggNog:ENOG4113BH8~COG:W) — protein: MTEVMIKNPTVKFHKLNYIIILTLTVSITLPTVFSDQGVNWDITYLLNRRYDIARADEEFPIKIQPPSGDLLYSVPALRLFPQSKLPNETFFIHLIFKPNKTAIQHGLYLFSIRDPDNVLRLGLKIVEYTTYQIIFTYNPLSFNGNSKEVEFSIPWNDDYWHLGILIKPDQIDFYTSCEETQRIAYHFYPVQGLLGEPLFRKGATFYALNSGLKNASEYFEGYLKAFSFHSDENALRYMCTKSENYEGSGDADRFKYDPEFGNILITSSIQDDEEKEITINNEDYESGKQENKEEITTETDSKEMVTTEKTDIKLRTQYKYRYIMKDPGTGGLVDIQDMKENVVINGAIKLTDELAILPNGDIVATKPLIENQSFIIAENISKISDRKVYGTYSGEMIKGAEADDKGIIYLPNSTHVIRVSLDKDRYVILKNNKTQRELIFDRRLGTELVNATLHHNGMIKLATGQLVAPSSREGYKYMVVTNEDDQTLLVYDRFTGEQIKGAQVDPNGLIQFEDGRMAIEPSSKLDRYVIMTDPNNGEKLVFDRRTGSHIKDAVYSEDGLIRFPDGRRVAPGSTDNSSQYLIHFDPTTKGNLVFDRHTGEQVEGASVDSRGFILLPDGKLHLDQNQVKHRYIILQETTDNTTFVVDTKSGQKIDGAVVLDNGLVKLPDGNLVAPSSNTSANYMVVGLTEGEENPVVFDRRTGEQIPDAYLDKDGIIHLPDGSLAISASETMDRYLVAQDNLTGDPVMFDRRLGTELVNATLHHNGMIKLATGQLVAPSSREGYKYMVVTNEDDQTLLVYDRFTGEQIKGAQVDPNGLIQFEDGRMAIEPSSKLDRYVIMTDPNNGEKLVFDRRTGSHIKDAVYSEDGLIRFPDGRRVAPGSTDNSSQYLIHFDPTTKGNLVFDRHTGEQVEGASVDSRGFILLPDGKLHLDQNQVKHRYIILQETTDNTTFVVDTKSGQKIDGAVVLDNGLVKLPDGNLVAPSSNTSANYMVVGLTEGEENPVVFDRRTGEQIPDAYLDKDGIIHLPDGSLAISASETMDRYLVAQDNLTGDPVMFDRRLGTELVNATLHHNGMIKLATGQLVAPSSREGYKYMVVTNEDDQTLLVYDRFTGEQIKGAQVDPNGLIQFEDGRMAIEPSSKLDRYVIMTDPNNGEKLVFDRRTGSHIKDAVYSEDGLIRFPDGRRVAPGSTDNSSQYLIHFDPTTKGNLVFDRHTGEQVEGASVDSRGFILLPDGKLHLDQNQVKHRYIILQETTDNTTFVVDTKSGQKIDGAVVLDNGLVKLPDGNLVAPSSNTSANYMVVGLTEGEENPVVFDRRTGEQIPDAYLDKDGIIHLPDGSLAISASETMDRYLVAQDNLTGDPVMFDRRLGTELVNATLHHNGMIKLATGQLVAPSSREGYKYMVVTNEDDQTLLVYDRFTGEQIKGAQVDPNGLIQFEDGRMAIEPSSKLDRYVIMTDPNNGEKLVFDRRTGSHIKDAVYSEDGLIRFPDGRRVAPGSTDNSSQYLIHFDPTTKGNLVFDRHTGEQVEGAYVDELNMIHLPDGDLFLQPDILYPRYMSLSRSSDNFPVVLDSSTGEILNASFLGGSLFRVNGGGVIAVGNLSGGRFVVYDGVDVEIPRIYDTLLGHAVPGAVLRPDGWIEFTDGLVFPVLSSVPVGQRYFVFRNSSSGQEIVYDAILGSAVSDSFVDENGLIHLTNGSIFSPITYNHTSFLFDDLSEPAYSSTLRERKNASLYHIVSLNSTTKMVSYIKPLIYNVCKLNCTHLVI